In Triticum aestivum cultivar Chinese Spring chromosome 5B, IWGSC CS RefSeq v2.1, whole genome shotgun sequence, the following proteins share a genomic window:
- the LOC123115761 gene encoding putative lipid-transfer protein DIR1, with translation MAKSQALVPALLLVLVVSLTAIEGVHGICGMSNDEFKFCQPAAAVENPIDSPSAECCAALGKANLSCICRYKGIAGIWLRMYHIDADRAMALPGKCGLIVPSNCS, from the coding sequence ATGGCTAAGTCACAGGCATTGGTTCCAGCACTGCTGCTTGTCCTGGTGGTGTCCCTCACCGCGATAGAGGGTGTTCATGGCATCTGTGGCATGTCAAATGATGAATTCAAGTTTTGCCAGCCTGCGGCTGCAGTGGAAAACCCAATAGACAGTCCGTCGGCTGAGTGTTGTGCCGCGCTTGGGAAGGCCAACCTATCGTGCATTTGCCGCTACAAAGGCATCGCCGGCATATGGCTGAGGATGTACCACATCGATGCGGACCGTGCTATGGCGCTGCCCGGCAAGTGCGGCCTCATTGTGCCCAGCAACT